The following are encoded in a window of Drosophila simulans strain w501 chromosome 3L, Prin_Dsim_3.1, whole genome shotgun sequence genomic DNA:
- the LOC6738136 gene encoding toll-like receptor 6, with amino-acid sequence MIYYMLLILPVVLAQDQQHTTESLSTKHHQQQQLSHSNAIMGEAGVSNTQLMQPSTPARTLRPLTAGAGGDPSLYDAPDDCHFMPAAGLDQPEIALTCNLRTVNSEFDTTNFSVIPAEHTIALHILCNDEIMAKSRLEAQSFAHLVRLQQLSIQYCKLGRLGRQVLDGLEQLRNLTLRTHNILWPALNFEIEADAFSVTRRLERLDLSSNNIWSLPDNIFCTLSELSALNMSENRLQDVNELGFRDRSKEPANGSTESTSTTESAKKSSSSSTSCSLDLEYLDVSHNDFVVLPANGFGTLRRLRVLSVNNNGISMIADKALSGLKNLQVLNLSSNKIVALPTELFAEQAKIIQEVYLQNNSISVLNPQLFSNLDQLQALDLSMNQITSTWIDKNTFVGLIRLVLLNLSHNKLTKLEPEIFSDLYTLQILNLRHNQLENIAADTFAPMNNLHTLLLSHNKLKYLDAYALNGLYVLSLLSLDNNALIGVHPDAFRNCSALQDLNLNGNQLKTVPLALRNMRHLRTVDLGENMITVMEDSAFKGLGNLYGLRLIGNYLENITMHTFRDLPNLQILNLARNRIAVVEPGAFEMTSSIQAVRLDGNELNDINGLFSNMPSLLWLNISDNRLESFDYGHVPSTLQWLDLHKNRLSSLSNRFGLDSELKLQTLDVSFNQLQRIGPSSIPNSIELLFLNDNLITTVDPDTFMHKTNLTRVDLYANQITTLDIKSLRILPVWEHRALPEFYIGGNPFTCDCNIDWLQKINHITSRQYPRIMDLETIYCKLLNNRERAYIPLIEAEPKHFLCTYKTHCFAVCHCCEFDACDCEMTCPTNCTCFHDQTWSTNIVECSGAAYSEMPRRVPMDTTELYIDGNNFVELAGHSFLGRKNLAVLYANNSNVAHIYNTTFSGLKRLLILHLEDNHIISLEGNEFHNLENLRELYLQSNKIASIANGSFQMLRKLEVLRLDGNRLMHFEVWQLSANPYLVEISLADNQWSCECGYLARFRNYLGQSSEKIIDASRVSCIYNNATSVLREKNGTKCTLRDGVAHYMHTNEIEGLLPLLLVATCAFVAFFGLIFGLFCYRHELKMWAHSTNCLMNFCYKSPRFVDQLDKERPNDAYFAYSLQDEHFVNQILAQTLENDIGYRLCLHYRDVNINAYITDALIEAAESAKQFVLVLSKNFLYNEWSRFEYKSALHELVKRRKRVVFILYGDLPQRDIDMDMRHYLRTSTCIEWDDKKFWQKLRLALPLPNGRGNNNKRVVSGCLTARTPSVNMYATSHEYQAGNGGVIPPPSARYADCGSNNYATINECGAAGGGRGYKPIPTSASAAAAACKFNTMNQLSKKQQRDLSVAGMAKTLEHQHHHNHQANRRSQHEYAVPSYLPSAAPAYDSVDYAKQQIRNNANCECVNLGTAKRVAGKNPASGLPSSFSSNFVPPGGASYNCKKSCSCIGDDELLCSCGGGGGIGVNLLESGTQSSVTMSSSSNNSRQPELTHYESNLSLNDDEDEDQDQQKNLWA; translated from the coding sequence ATGATCTACTATATGCTACTCATACTGCCCGTGGTCCTGGCCCAGGATCAGCAGCACACCACGGAATCGCTGTCCACcaagcaccaccagcagcagcagctgtcgCACTCGAATGCGATAATGGGTGAGGCTGGGGTCTCCAACACGCAGCTGATGCAGCCCTCGACTCCGGCGCGAACCCTGCGACCTTTGACCGCGGGCGCGGGTGGTGACCCCTCGCTGTACGACGCCCCCGACGATTGCCACTTCATGCCAGCAGCGGGTCTGGATCAGCCGGAAATAGCCTTAACGTGCAACCTGCGCACGGTGAACAGCGAGTTTGACACAACCAATTTCAGTGTTATCCCCGCCGAGCACACGATTGCCCTGCACATCCTGTGCAATGACGAAATCATGGCCAAGAGTCGCCTGGAGGCGCAATCTTTCGCCCATCTGGTCAGGCTCCAGCAGCTGTCCATCCAGTACTGCAAGCTGGGGCGACTGGGCCGCCAGGTTCTGGATGGTCTGGAGCAGCTAAGGAACCTAACGCTCCGGACGCACAACATCCTGTGGCCAGCGCTGAATTTCGAGATAGAAGCGGATGCCTTCTCGGTCACCCGGAGGTTGGAGAGACTGGACCTCAGTTCGAACAACATCTGGTCCCTGCCGGATAACATATTCTGCACCCTGTCCGAGTTGTCTGCCCTGAACATGAGCGAGAATCGCCTGCAGGACGTCAACGAGCTGGGCTTCAGGGATCGCAGCAAGGAGCCAGCCAATGGTTCCACCGAATCCACCTCCACCACCGAATCGGCCAAAAAGAGCAGTAGCTCAAGCACCAGTTGTTCGCTGGACCTAGAGTACCTGGATGTGAGCCACAATGATTTCGTTGTACTGCCAGCGAATGGATTTGGCACTCTGAGGAGGCTGCGAGTACTTTCGGTCAACAACAATGGCATCTCCATGATTGCGGACAAGGCTCTCAGTGGACTGAAGAACCTGCAAGTCTTGAACCTGAGCTCTAACAAAATCGTGGCCTTGCCCACAGAACTCTTTGCCGAGCAAGCCAAGATTATCCAAGAGGTGTACCTGCAGAATAATTCCATAAGTGTGCTGAATCCGCAGCTCTTCTCGAATCTGGACCAGCTGCAGGCCCTGGACCTGTCCATGAACCAGATAACCTCCACCTGGATCGATAAGAACACCTTTGTGGGTCTGATTCGTCTGGTTCTGCTCAATTTGTCGCACAACAAGCTGACCAAACTGGAGCCAGAGATCTTCAGCGACTTGTACACCCTGCAGATTCTGAATCTGCGTCACAATCAGCTGGAGAACATCGCAGCCGACACTTTTGCCCCGATGAATAATCTGCAcacgctgctgctgtcgcaCAACAAACTGAAGTATCTGGATGCATATGCTCTGAACGGATTGTATGTGCTGTCGCTGCTCTCGCTGGACAATAATGCGCTGATTGGCGTGCATCCGGATGCCTTCCGGAACTGCAGTGCCCTGCAGGACCTCAACTTGAATGGCAATCAGCTGAAGACCGTTCCGCTGGCCCTGAGGAATATGCGCCATTTGAGAACCGTGGATCTGGGCGAGAACATGATTACCGTGATGGAGGATAGTGCGTTTAAGGGTCTGGGAAATCTCTATGGTCTCCGCTTGATTGGCAACTACCTGGAGAATATTACGATGCACACATTTAGGGATCTGCCCAACTTGCAAATCCTGAATCTCGCCAGGAACCGCATAGCAGTTGTGGAACCAGGGGCCTTTGAGATGACCTCGAGCATTCAAGCTGTGCGTTTGGATGGCAATGAGCTGAATGACATCAATGGCCTCTTTAGCAACATGCCCTCCCTTTTGTGGCTGAATATATCCGATAATCGTCTGGAATCCTTTGATTATGGACATGTGCCATCCACCCTGCAGTGGCTGGACCTCCACAAGAATCGGCTGAGTTCCTTATCCAATCGTTTTGGTTTGGATAGTGAGCTGAAACTACAAACTCTTGATGTGAGCTTTAATCAACTTCAGCGCATTGGACCCAGTTCCATACCAAACTCCATCGAACTGCTGTTCCTGAATGACAACCTGATAACCACCGTTGATCCAGATACCTTTATGCACAAAACCAATCTGACCCGGGTGGATCTCTATGCGAACCAAATCACAACGCTGGACATCAAGTCTTTGAGGATTCTGCCAGTTTGGGAACATCGAGCTCTGCCAGAGTTCTATATTGGAGGAAATCCCTTCACCTGCGATTGCAACATTGATTGGCTGCAGAAGATTAACCATATAACTTCGAGGCAATATCCCAGGATTATGGATCTGGAGACCATATACTGCAAGTTGCTGAACAACAGGGAGAGGGCCTATATTCCCCTGATCGAAGCCGAACCCAAGCACTTTTTGTGCACCTACAAGACCCATTGCTTCGCCGTTTGCCATTGCTGTGAGTTCGATGCCTGCGATTGCGAGATGACCTGCCCCACGAATTGCACGTGCTTCCATGACCAAACCTGGTCCACAAATATTGTGGAGTGCTCGGGCGCAGCTTACTCTGAGATGCCGAGACGTGTGCCCATGGACACCACGGAGTTGTATATCGATGGCAACAACTTTGTGGAATTGGCGGGACATTCCTTCCTTGGTCGCAAGAACTTGGCTGTTCTCTATGCGAACAACTCGAACGTGGCCCACATATACAACACCACTTTCAGTGGCCTTAAACGCCTGTTGATCCTGCACTTGGAGGATAATCATATAATCAGTCTGGAGGGCAACGAGTTCCACAATCTGGAGAACCTGAGGGAGTTGTATCTGCAGTCCAACAAAATAGCCAGCATCGCCAATGGCAGTTTCCAGATGCTGAGGAAACTGGAGGTCCTGCGACTGGATGGCAATAGATTGATGCACTTCGAGGTGTGGCAACTAAGTGCCAATCCCTACCTGGTGGAGATCAGCTTGGCCGACAACCAGTGGAGCTGTGAGTGTGGTTACCTGGCCAGGTTCAGGAACTACCTGGGTCAGAGCTCGGAGAAGATCATAGATGCCTCCAGGGTGAGCTGCATCTACAACAATGCCACGAGTGTTCTGAGGGAGAAGAACGGCACCAAGTGCACTTTGCGAGATGGCGTAGCCCACTATATGCACACTAACGAGATAGAGGGactgctgcccctgctcctGGTTGCCACCTGTGCCTTTGTGGCCTTCTTTGGTCTTATTTTCGGACTCTTCTGCTATCGCCATGAGCTGAAGATGTGGGCCCACTCCACCAACTGCCTAATGAACTTCTGCTACAAGTCACCCCGTTTCGTTGACCAACTGGACAAGGAGCGTCCCAATGATGCCTACTTCGCCTACAGCCTGCAGGACGAGCACTTCGTCAACCAGATCCTGGCCCAGACGCTGGAAAACGACATCGGCTATCGATTGTGCCTGCACTACCGCGATGTAAACATCAATGCCTACATCACGGATGCCCTCATCGAAGCCGCCGAAAGTGCCAAACAGTTTGTGCTGGTGCTGTCCAAGAACTTCCTGTACAACGAGTGGAGTCGCTTCGAGTACAAGAGTGCTCTCCACGAGCTGGTGAAGCGCAGGAAGCGGGTGGTCTTCATCCTGTATGGAGATCTGCCCCAGCGCGACATTGACATGGACATGCGGCACTATCTGCGTACGAGCACCTGCATCGAGTGGGACGACAAGAAGTTTTGGCAGAAGCTGCGCCTGGCCTTGCCCCTGCCAAATGGTCGgggaaacaacaacaagcgagTGGTATCCGGCTGCCTAACGGCACGCACTCCCTCCGTGAATATGTACGCCACAAGTCATGAGTATCAGGCTGGGAATGGTGGGGTGATACCCCCACCCAGTGCTCGCTATGCGGActgtggcagcaacaattacGCGACCATCAACGAGTGTGGTGCAGCTGGAGGAGGTCGTGGGTACAAACCCATACCCACTTCAgcttcggcggcggcggcagcttgTAAATTTAACACCATGAACCAGCTGTccaagaagcagcagcgggaTCTCAGTGTGGCCGGTATGGCCAAGACCCTGGagcatcagcaccaccacaaccaccaagCGAATCGCAGGAGCCAGCACGAGTACGCGGTGCCCAGCTATCTGCCCAGTGCTGCTCCGGCCTACGACAGTGTGGACTACGCCAAGCAGCAGATCAGGAACAATGCCAACTGCGAGTGCGTGAACCTGGGCACGGCCAAGAGGGTTGCCGGAAAAAATCCCGCCTCGGGACTGCCCTCCAGCTTCAGCTCGAACTTTGTGCCACCCGGTGGTGCCTCGTACAACTGCAAGAAGTCCTGCAGTTGCATTGGAGACGACGAGCTGCTCTGCAGCTGCGGCGGAGGTGGCGGCATTGGGGTCAATCTCCTCGAGAGTGGCACCCAGAGCAGCGTGAccatgagcagcagcagcaacaacagccgaCAGCCGGAACTCACACACTACGAGTCTAACTTGAGCCTgaacgacgacgaggacgaggatcAGGATCAGCAGAAGAATCTGTGGGCGTAA